In Streptomyces capitiformicae, one genomic interval encodes:
- a CDS encoding class II 3-deoxy-7-phosphoheptulonate synthase: MTVNAKSSASAGNTWRDLPAAQQPEYPDVEALRAVVAELESYPPLVFAGECDQLRARMAAVAKGEAFLLQGGDCAEAFDAVSADHIRNKLKTLLQMGAVLTYAASVPVVKVGRIAGQYSKPRSKPTETRDGVTLPTYRGDSVNGFDFTEEARIPDPERLKRMYNASASTLNLVRAFTTGGYADLRQVHAWNQDFVKSSPSGQRYEQLAREIDNALNFMHACGADPEEFRTVEFFSSHEALLLDYESALTRVDSRTGQLYDVSAHMVWIGERTRQLDHAHIEFASQIRNPIGIKLGPTTTAEDALQYIERLDPDREPGRLTFIVRMGADKVRDKLPELVEKVTASGATVAWVTDPMHGNTFEAASGHKTRRFDDVLDEVKGFFEVHKGLGTHPGGIHVELTGDDVTECVGGGDEIFVDDLHQRYETACDPRLNRSQSLDLAFLVAEMYRDQ; this comes from the coding sequence GTGACCGTGAACGCTAAGTCCAGCGCGAGCGCTGGCAACACCTGGCGAGACCTGCCCGCGGCGCAGCAGCCCGAGTACCCCGACGTCGAGGCTCTGCGCGCAGTCGTTGCGGAGCTCGAGTCGTATCCGCCGCTCGTCTTCGCGGGCGAGTGCGACCAGCTGCGCGCCCGGATGGCGGCCGTCGCCAAGGGAGAGGCGTTCCTCCTCCAGGGCGGCGACTGTGCCGAGGCCTTCGACGCCGTCTCGGCCGACCACATCCGCAACAAGCTGAAGACGCTGCTCCAGATGGGCGCGGTCCTCACGTACGCGGCCTCCGTGCCGGTCGTGAAAGTCGGCCGGATCGCCGGCCAGTACTCCAAGCCCCGCTCCAAGCCGACCGAGACCCGTGACGGCGTGACGCTCCCGACCTACCGGGGCGACTCCGTCAACGGCTTCGACTTCACCGAAGAGGCCCGTATCCCGGACCCCGAGCGTCTGAAGCGGATGTACAACGCCTCCGCCTCCACGCTCAACCTGGTCCGCGCCTTCACCACCGGCGGTTACGCCGACCTGCGCCAGGTGCACGCCTGGAACCAGGACTTCGTGAAGTCGTCCCCGTCCGGTCAGCGCTACGAGCAGCTCGCCCGCGAGATCGACAACGCGCTGAACTTCATGCACGCCTGCGGCGCGGACCCGGAGGAGTTCCGCACCGTCGAGTTCTTCTCCTCGCACGAGGCGCTGCTGCTCGACTACGAGTCGGCCCTGACCCGCGTGGACTCGCGCACGGGGCAGCTGTACGACGTCTCCGCGCACATGGTGTGGATCGGTGAGCGCACCCGCCAGCTGGACCACGCGCACATCGAGTTCGCCTCACAGATCCGCAACCCGATCGGCATCAAGCTCGGCCCGACGACGACGGCCGAGGACGCGCTGCAGTACATCGAGCGCCTCGACCCCGACCGTGAGCCGGGCCGCCTGACCTTCATCGTCCGCATGGGCGCCGACAAGGTCCGCGACAAGCTGCCCGAGCTGGTCGAGAAGGTCACCGCCTCCGGTGCGACCGTGGCCTGGGTGACCGACCCGATGCACGGCAATACCTTCGAGGCGGCTTCCGGTCACAAGACCCGCCGCTTCGACGACGTGCTCGACGAGGTCAAGGGCTTCTTCGAGGTCCACAAGGGCCTGGGCACCCACCCGGGCGGCATCCACGTCGAGCTCACCGGTGACGACGTCACCGAGTGCGTGGGCGGCGGCGACGAGATCTTCGTCGACGACCTGCACCAGCGCTACGAGACGGCCTGCGACCCCCGTCTGAACCGCAGCCAGTCGCTTGACCTGGCGTTCCTCGTCGCGGAGATGTACCGGGACCAGTAG
- a CDS encoding trp operon leader peptide codes for MFAHSIQNWWWTAHPAAH; via the coding sequence ATGTTCGCGCACTCGATTCAGAACTGGTGGTGGACCGCTCATCCGGCGGCCCACTGA
- a CDS encoding sulfite oxidase-like oxidoreductase yields MGQPVERESGDRGSEKSENSGNAAQPQLPPGQRLQRGWPVTHYGPVPKFRPERWDFRVFGATADGEKHSWTHEEFTALPYASVVADLHCVTKFSMVGAEWGGIPARTIVEIAPPAAEVTHVMVWAEYGFSSNLRLDDFVSDRTMFATHKDGELLTAEHGFPLRLVVPHLYAWKGPKWVRGIEYMTTDRRGFWEERGYHNIGDPWREQRYSYQEEPGEGPEL; encoded by the coding sequence ATGGGTCAGCCGGTGGAACGCGAATCAGGAGATCGCGGGTCTGAGAAGTCCGAGAACTCCGGGAACGCGGCACAGCCGCAGCTTCCGCCGGGACAGCGACTCCAGCGCGGCTGGCCGGTCACGCACTACGGACCCGTCCCCAAGTTCCGCCCCGAGCGATGGGACTTCCGGGTCTTCGGCGCCACCGCCGACGGCGAGAAGCACTCCTGGACCCACGAGGAGTTCACCGCTCTGCCGTACGCCTCGGTCGTGGCGGACCTGCACTGCGTGACGAAGTTCAGCATGGTCGGCGCCGAGTGGGGCGGCATTCCGGCCCGTACGATCGTGGAGATCGCGCCGCCGGCCGCCGAGGTCACCCATGTGATGGTGTGGGCCGAGTACGGCTTCAGCTCCAACCTCCGCCTCGACGACTTCGTCTCCGACCGCACGATGTTCGCCACCCACAAGGACGGCGAACTCCTCACCGCTGAACACGGCTTCCCCCTCCGCCTGGTCGTCCCCCATCTGTACGCCTGGAAGGGCCCCAAATGGGTCCGGGGCATCGAGTACATGACCACGGACCGCCGCGGCTTCTGGGAGGAACGGGGCTACCACAACATCGGTGACCCGTGGCGGGAGCAGCGGTATTCGTATCAGGAGGAGCCGGGGGAGGGGCCCGAGCTCTGA
- a CDS encoding deoxyribonuclease IV produces the protein MSTQQSPGLHGPSGALPGPSRNPVGGHVPVAGGLNSVGLTYARDLKAEAVQVFVANPRGWATPAGNPRQDEEFRAACAAESIPAYVHAPYLINFGSHTEATVEKSVESLRHSLRRGREIGALGVVVHTGSATGGRERSVALKQVRAYMLPLLDELTHDDDPYLLLESTAGQGSSLCSRTWDFGPYFEALDAHPKLGVCLDTCHIFAAGHDLTGPDGMHQTLDLLVDTVGEGRLKLIHANDSKDVVGAHKDRHENIGSGHIGEDPFRALMTHTATEGVPLIIETPGGKEGHAADVERLKKLRDG, from the coding sequence GTGAGTACTCAGCAGTCCCCCGGCCTGCACGGCCCCTCCGGCGCCCTCCCCGGCCCTTCCCGCAACCCTGTCGGCGGTCATGTGCCCGTCGCCGGTGGTCTGAACTCCGTCGGGCTCACGTACGCCCGTGATCTGAAGGCCGAGGCCGTGCAGGTCTTCGTCGCCAACCCGCGCGGCTGGGCGACGCCCGCCGGGAACCCGCGGCAGGACGAGGAGTTCCGCGCGGCCTGCGCCGCCGAGTCGATCCCTGCGTACGTCCACGCCCCGTACCTGATCAACTTCGGTTCGCACACCGAGGCGACGGTGGAGAAGTCGGTGGAGTCGCTGCGGCACTCGTTGCGCCGGGGCCGGGAGATCGGCGCGCTGGGGGTGGTCGTGCACACCGGGAGCGCGACGGGCGGCCGCGAGCGGTCGGTGGCGCTGAAGCAGGTCCGCGCGTACATGCTGCCGCTGCTGGACGAGCTGACCCACGACGACGACCCGTATCTACTGCTGGAGTCAACCGCCGGCCAGGGGTCCTCGCTGTGCTCCCGCACCTGGGACTTCGGCCCCTACTTCGAGGCGCTCGACGCCCACCCCAAGCTCGGCGTCTGCCTGGACACCTGCCACATCTTCGCGGCGGGCCACGACCTGACCGGGCCCGACGGCATGCACCAGACCCTCGACCTCCTGGTGGACACCGTCGGCGAGGGCCGCCTCAAGCTGATCCACGCCAACGACTCCAAGGACGTCGTCGGCGCCCACAAGGACCGCCACGAGAACATCGGCTCCGGCCACATCGGCGAGGACCCGTTCCGCGCCCTCATGACCCACACCGCCACCGAGGGCGTACCGCTGATCATCGAGACGCCCGGCGGCAAGGAGGGCCACGCGGCAGACGTGGAGCGACTGAAGAAGCTGCGGGACGGCTGA
- a CDS encoding anthranilate synthase family protein — MHVPDLPFLLDDPRPFALLRRRTPGHDHDTVEILIGPVRTYERLADIPDEGLALVPFRQIRERGFDVRDDGTPLSVLTPEESYALPLERALAQLPMHDVRVEGGGFDVPDEEYAEIVGRVLREEIGRGEGANFVIRRTYEGAIPGFGRADALALFRRLLEGERGAYWTFVVHTGERTLVGASPEVHVRMSSRRGEREALSVEGGGGRRAGGTVVMNPISGTYRYPAGGPTPEDLLAFLADGKEIEELSMVVDEELKMMCTVGDMGGVVVGPRLKEMAHLAHTEYELRGRSSLDVREVLKETMFAATVTGSPVQNACRVIERYEVGGRGYYAGALALVGRDASGGQTLDSPILIRTADIAADGRLKVPVGATLVRGSDPASEVAETHAKAAGVLAALGVRAGRPARERVRPGLAEDPRVRAALDGRRASLAPFWLRMQERTSDLTGHALVVDAEDTFTAMLAHLLRSAGLEVTVRRYDSPGLREGVLAHEGVVVLGPGPGDPGDGDDPKMRFLRGLTAEVLRRHRHGVLGVCLGHELISAELGLEIVRKEVPYQGAQTSIDLFGRAETVGFYNSFVARCDDGAAAELAAHGIEVSRSAGGEVHALRGAGFAGVQFHPESVLTLDGMSVVRELVAGLQSLRAL; from the coding sequence ATGCATGTGCCCGACCTGCCCTTCCTGCTCGACGATCCCCGCCCGTTCGCGCTGCTGCGCCGCCGCACACCCGGACACGACCACGACACCGTGGAGATCCTGATCGGCCCGGTCCGCACCTACGAGCGGCTCGCCGACATCCCCGACGAGGGGCTGGCCCTCGTCCCCTTCCGCCAGATCCGCGAACGCGGGTTCGACGTCCGCGACGACGGGACGCCGTTGTCCGTGCTGACGCCGGAGGAGTCGTACGCCCTCCCACTGGAGCGGGCCCTCGCGCAGCTGCCCATGCACGACGTCCGGGTCGAGGGCGGTGGCTTCGACGTGCCCGACGAGGAGTACGCGGAGATCGTCGGCCGGGTGCTGCGCGAGGAGATCGGGCGGGGTGAGGGCGCGAACTTCGTGATCCGGCGTACGTACGAGGGCGCGATCCCGGGCTTCGGCCGCGCCGACGCGCTCGCGCTGTTCCGGCGGCTGCTGGAGGGCGAACGGGGCGCGTACTGGACGTTCGTGGTCCACACCGGGGAGCGGACTTTGGTGGGGGCCAGCCCCGAGGTGCACGTCCGGATGTCGAGCAGGAGGGGCGAGCGCGAAGCGCTCTCGGTTGAGGGCGGTGGTGGGAGACGGGCGGGCGGGACGGTCGTGATGAACCCGATCAGCGGCACGTACCGCTACCCGGCCGGCGGGCCGACACCGGAGGACCTGCTGGCCTTCCTCGCCGACGGCAAGGAGATCGAGGAGCTCTCGATGGTCGTCGACGAGGAGCTCAAGATGATGTGCACGGTCGGCGACATGGGCGGGGTCGTGGTCGGGCCGCGGCTGAAGGAGATGGCCCATCTCGCACACACGGAGTACGAGTTGCGCGGACGGTCGTCGCTGGATGTGCGGGAGGTCCTGAAGGAGACCATGTTCGCCGCCACGGTCACCGGGTCGCCGGTGCAGAACGCGTGCCGGGTCATCGAGCGGTACGAAGTGGGTGGGCGGGGATACTACGCCGGGGCGTTGGCGCTGGTGGGGCGGGACGCGAGTGGTGGGCAGACCCTGGACTCGCCGATTCTGATCCGTACCGCCGACATCGCCGCGGACGGTCGGCTGAAGGTGCCGGTGGGCGCCACGCTCGTACGGGGGTCCGATCCCGCGAGTGAGGTCGCCGAGACACATGCGAAGGCGGCGGGGGTGCTGGCGGCGCTGGGCGTACGCGCCGGGCGGCCCGCCCGGGAGCGGGTGCGGCCCGGGTTGGCGGAGGATCCGCGGGTGCGGGCGGCCTTGGACGGGCGGCGGGCCTCGCTGGCGCCGTTCTGGCTGCGGATGCAGGAGCGGACGTCCGACCTGACGGGGCATGCGCTCGTCGTGGACGCCGAGGACACGTTCACCGCCATGCTCGCGCATCTGCTGCGGTCGGCCGGCCTGGAGGTGACGGTACGGCGGTACGACTCGCCGGGGCTGCGGGAGGGTGTGCTCGCGCACGAGGGGGTGGTGGTGCTCGGGCCCGGGCCCGGGGATCCTGGGGACGGTGATGATCCCAAGATGCGGTTCCTGCGCGGGCTGACGGCGGAGGTTCTGCGGCGGCACCGGCACGGGGTGCTCGGGGTGTGTCTCGGGCACGAGCTGATCTCTGCGGAGTTGGGGCTGGAGATCGTGCGGAAGGAGGTGCCGTATCAGGGGGCGCAGACGTCGATCGATCTGTTTGGGCGGGCCGAGACGGTTGGCTTCTACAACAGCTTTGTGGCGCGCTGCGACGACGGGGCGGCGGCGGAGCTGGCCGCGCATGGGATCGAGGTCAGTCGGAGTGCGGGTGGGGAGGTGCATGCGTTGCGGGGGGCCGGGTTCGCGGGGGTGCAGTTCCATCCCGAGTCCGTGCTGACGCTTGATGGGATGTCCGTGGTGCGGGAGTTGGTGGCGGGGCTTCAGTCCCTGCGTGCGCTCTAG
- the bfr gene encoding bacterioferritin, whose protein sequence is MQGDPEVIEFLNEQLTAELTAINQYFLHAKMQENFGWTKLAKYTRHESFDEMKHAEVLTDRILFLEGLPNYQRLFHVRVGQTVKEMFEADRQIEVEAIDRLRRGIEVMRNKGDITSANIFESILKDEEHHIDYLDTQLELLEKLGEALYIAQLIEQPES, encoded by the coding sequence ATGCAGGGCGACCCCGAGGTCATCGAATTCCTCAACGAGCAGTTGACCGCCGAGCTGACGGCGATCAACCAGTACTTCCTGCACGCGAAGATGCAGGAGAACTTCGGCTGGACGAAGCTCGCCAAGTACACGCGGCACGAGTCCTTCGACGAGATGAAGCACGCCGAGGTCCTCACCGACCGGATCCTGTTCCTTGAGGGGCTGCCGAACTACCAGCGGCTCTTCCACGTCCGCGTCGGCCAGACGGTCAAGGAGATGTTCGAGGCGGACCGGCAGATCGAGGTCGAGGCGATCGACCGCCTCAGGCGCGGCATCGAGGTGATGCGCAACAAGGGCGACATCACGTCCGCGAACATCTTCGAGTCGATCCTCAAGGACGAGGAGCATCACATCGACTACCTGGACACCCAGCTGGAGCTGCTGGAGAAGCTCGGTGAGGCTCTCTACATCGCGCAGCTGATCGAGCAGCCGGAGAGCTGA
- a CDS encoding (2Fe-2S)-binding protein — MYVCSCFGITEQQVKKHAADGACTPRQIASACKAGTDCGSCVRRIQALLGRGACPRRELADQGESVLTGLEEAA; from the coding sequence GTGTACGTCTGCAGTTGCTTCGGCATCACCGAGCAGCAAGTCAAGAAGCACGCGGCGGACGGTGCCTGCACCCCTCGCCAGATCGCGTCGGCCTGCAAGGCGGGCACCGACTGCGGCTCGTGCGTACGCCGTATACAGGCCCTGCTGGGCAGGGGCGCGTGTCCGCGCCGTGAGCTGGCCGACCAGGGTGAGTCGGTCCTCACCGGGCTTGAGGAAGCGGCGTAG
- a CDS encoding 6-phosphofructokinase: protein MRVGVLTGGGDCPGLNAVIRGIVRKGVQEYGYDFVGFRDGWRGPLENDTVRLDIPAVRGILPRGGTILGSSRTNPLKQENGIRRIKDNLAKQEVEALITIGGEDTLGVAARLFDEYGVPCVGVPKTIDNDLSATDYTFGFDTAVGIATEAIDRLHTTAESHMRVLVVEVMGRHAGWIAIHSGLAGGANVILIPEQRFDVDKVCAWVTSRFKASYAPIVVVAEGAMPKDGDMVLKDESLDSFGHVRLSGVGEWLAKQIEKRTGKEARTTVLGHVQRGGTPSAFDRWLATRFGLHAIDAVHDRDFGKMVALRATDVIRVPIAEATAKLKTVDPKLYEEVGVFFG, encoded by the coding sequence ATGCGGGTCGGAGTACTGACCGGAGGCGGCGACTGCCCCGGGCTCAACGCCGTCATCCGGGGCATCGTCCGCAAGGGCGTGCAGGAGTACGGCTACGACTTCGTCGGCTTCCGGGACGGCTGGCGGGGTCCTTTGGAGAACGACACCGTCCGCCTCGACATCCCCGCCGTACGCGGCATCCTGCCGCGCGGCGGCACCATCCTCGGCTCCTCGCGCACCAACCCGCTCAAGCAGGAGAACGGCATCCGCCGCATCAAGGACAACCTTGCCAAGCAGGAGGTCGAGGCGCTCATCACCATCGGCGGCGAGGACACGCTGGGGGTGGCCGCGCGTCTCTTCGACGAGTACGGCGTGCCGTGCGTGGGCGTCCCGAAGACGATCGACAACGACCTCTCCGCCACGGACTACACCTTCGGCTTCGACACGGCCGTGGGCATCGCGACGGAAGCGATCGACCGCCTGCACACCACGGCCGAGTCCCACATGCGTGTCCTGGTCGTCGAGGTGATGGGCCGTCACGCCGGCTGGATCGCCATCCACTCCGGCCTGGCCGGCGGCGCGAACGTCATCCTCATCCCCGAGCAGCGGTTCGACGTCGACAAGGTGTGCGCCTGGGTGACGTCCCGCTTCAAGGCGTCGTACGCGCCGATCGTGGTCGTGGCGGAGGGGGCGATGCCGAAGGACGGCGACATGGTGCTGAAGGACGAGTCCCTGGACTCCTTCGGCCATGTCCGCCTCTCCGGTGTGGGCGAATGGCTGGCCAAGCAGATCGAGAAACGAACAGGCAAGGAGGCCCGTACGACGGTCCTCGGCCACGTCCAACGCGGCGGCACCCCCAGCGCCTTCGACCGCTGGCTCGCCACCCGCTTCGGCCTCCACGCCATCGACGCCGTCCACGACCGCGACTTCGGCAAGATGGTCGCCCTCCGCGCCACCGACGTCATCCGCGTCCCCATCGCCGAAGCCACAGCCAAACTGAAGACCGTAGACCCCAAGCTGTACGAGGAGGTGGGCGTCTTCTTCGGCTGA
- the pknB gene encoding Stk1 family PASTA domain-containing Ser/Thr kinase: MDTTLQDPLVGHVLDGRYRVEARIAVGGMATVYRAVDTRLDRVLALKVMHPTLAADGSFVERFIREAKSVARLSHPNVVGVFDQGTDGSYVYLAMEYVAGCTLRDVLRERGALQPRAALDILEPVLAALGAAHRAGFVHRDMKPENVLIGDDGRVKVADFGLVRAVDTVTSTTGTVLGTVSYLAPEQLEHGTTDTRVDVYACGVMLYEMLTGGKPHSGDSPAQVLYRALNDDVPPPSAAVPALPYELDELVASATARNPELRPYDAVALLAQARQARSALSDEQLDAVPPQAIAGGHDNAEDRTSVIPRSLSLPGTGAPGPEQLNRTSRLETPAPPRRTRARGSVAPRRGLLAIVAAVLLALGAGGGVWYITSGQFTRVPAVLNVSEAAAVKRIEGAGLDARTKREFSDTVKRGQVIRTDPGPRERIRDNDTVTLTISKGPEIVKVPDLEGYRLDLAKTRLKNDGLAPGLVTREFSEDVIRGQVIRTEPGVGTEASSGSAVALVVSRGAPVDVPEVSGSSVEDATDLLEREGLKVKIASEQVNSEFDKGLVAEQSPGAGEQVGEGDTVTLTISKGPEMIEVPDVVGDSVDEATQKLQDAGFEVEEDRGLLGLFGDEVKGQSVAGGEQAAKGSTITIEIG; encoded by the coding sequence GTGGACACGACCCTTCAGGACCCGCTTGTCGGCCATGTGCTCGACGGCCGGTATCGAGTCGAGGCGCGGATCGCGGTCGGCGGGATGGCCACGGTCTATCGGGCCGTGGACACCCGCCTCGACCGTGTGCTCGCGCTCAAGGTGATGCATCCGACGCTGGCGGCCGACGGCTCGTTCGTGGAGCGGTTCATCCGTGAGGCCAAGTCGGTGGCGCGGCTGTCGCATCCGAATGTGGTGGGGGTCTTCGACCAGGGCACCGACGGGTCGTACGTCTACCTCGCGATGGAGTACGTCGCCGGCTGCACGCTGCGGGACGTGCTGCGCGAGCGCGGGGCTCTGCAGCCGCGGGCCGCGCTCGACATCCTGGAGCCGGTGCTCGCCGCGCTCGGGGCCGCGCATCGTGCCGGGTTCGTGCACCGGGACATGAAGCCGGAGAACGTGCTCATAGGGGACGACGGCCGGGTGAAGGTCGCCGACTTCGGGCTCGTACGGGCCGTGGACACCGTCACGAGCACCACGGGTACCGTCCTCGGCACCGTCTCCTACCTCGCCCCGGAGCAACTGGAGCACGGCACCACGGACACCCGTGTCGACGTGTACGCGTGCGGGGTGATGCTCTACGAGATGCTCACCGGCGGCAAGCCGCACTCCGGGGACTCCCCCGCCCAGGTGCTCTACCGCGCCCTGAACGACGACGTGCCGCCGCCGTCGGCCGCCGTGCCCGCGCTGCCGTACGAGCTGGACGAGTTGGTCGCCTCGGCGACGGCGCGCAACCCCGAGCTGCGGCCGTACGACGCGGTCGCGCTGCTCGCCCAGGCGCGTCAGGCGCGGTCCGCGTTGAGCGACGAGCAGTTGGACGCGGTGCCGCCGCAGGCGATAGCCGGGGGCCACGACAACGCCGAGGACCGGACGAGTGTCATTCCGCGCTCGCTGTCCCTGCCCGGGACGGGGGCGCCGGGGCCTGAACAGCTCAACCGCACAAGCCGGTTGGAGACGCCCGCGCCGCCCCGGCGGACTCGTGCCCGCGGCTCCGTGGCACCCCGGCGCGGGCTGCTCGCGATCGTCGCCGCCGTGCTGCTCGCTCTCGGGGCGGGCGGAGGTGTCTGGTACATCACTTCGGGTCAGTTCACGAGGGTCCCGGCGGTGCTGAACGTGTCCGAGGCGGCCGCGGTGAAGCGGATCGAGGGCGCCGGGCTCGACGCCCGCACCAAGCGTGAGTTCAGCGACACGGTGAAGCGCGGCCAGGTGATCCGTACCGATCCGGGGCCCAGGGAGCGGATCCGGGACAACGACACCGTGACCCTGACGATCTCCAAGGGCCCGGAGATCGTGAAGGTGCCCGACCTGGAGGGCTACCGGCTGGACCTGGCGAAGACCCGGCTGAAGAACGACGGGCTCGCACCGGGCCTGGTGACACGGGAGTTCAGCGAGGACGTCATCAGGGGCCAGGTGATCCGTACGGAGCCGGGCGTCGGCACCGAGGCCTCCTCGGGCTCGGCCGTAGCGCTCGTGGTCAGCCGGGGTGCCCCGGTGGACGTCCCCGAGGTGTCCGGCTCCTCGGTCGAGGACGCCACCGACCTGCTGGAGCGGGAGGGCCTCAAGGTGAAGATCGCCTCGGAGCAGGTCAACTCGGAGTTCGACAAGGGGCTGGTCGCCGAGCAGTCGCCGGGCGCGGGCGAGCAGGTCGGCGAGGGTGACACCGTCACCCTGACGATCTCCAAGGGGCCCGAGATGATCGAGGTCCCGGACGTCGTGGGCGACAGCGTCGACGAGGCCACCCAGAAGCTCCAGGACGCGGGCTTCGAGGTCGAGGAGGACCGAGGTCTGCTCGGGCTCTTCGGGGACGAGGTGAAGGGACAGTCGGTGGCAGGCGGCGAGCAGGCGGCCAAGGGTTCGACGATCACGATCGAGATCGGCTGA